CTCATCCGCAGCGCCAGACAGAAGAGCCCCACCTGCGCCGGTGGTTTCAGGATGCCGGGTTCCTGGTTTGGGAGACTCCTCGCGAGACCGCCTTTGAAGGTGAAGGCGATGTTGTCTTCGACGCAGCTGGAGGTCGACTATGGGCCGCTCATGGATCGCGAACCTGCAAGCAGAGCCACAAGCATGTTGCCGATGCCTGGCATACGCCTGTGACATCGTTGCACCTCGTCGACCCTCGCTTTTATCACCTGGATCTCTGTTTTGCCCCTCTGAGCGGCGGGGAACTACTCTATTTCCCTGAAGCGTTCGATGCCGCGTCGCTGGCCAAGATCGAAGCAGCCTTCAGCGCCGACAAGCGCATTGTTATCAGCGAGATCGAGGCCACCCAATTCGCCTGCAACGTTATCAATGTGGGCAAGCATATCCTGATGGGCAAAGTCGAAACTGACTTGGCACAACGCCTTCGTAATCTAGGATATGAGGTCGCAGAGTTAAACCTCAGCGAATTCATCCGTGGCGGAGGTTCTGCAAAATCATTGGTTTTGCGGCTGAGCGATATGGATGTTACTCATGGTTCTTCTGTAAATGCCTAATTCAAAAGGATTAAGTCAAAGGGCTGTCGCCGGCAAGCGACAGCCCTTTGATTTGCCAGCAAGTCTAACTGGCAGCTTCGATCTCTTTAAGGATCAATTCGGCGGCTTCGGCAGGATTAGCAGCCTGAGTGATAGGACGACCGACCACCAACATGGAAGCTCCACGCTCAATCGCGGCATGGGGAGTGGCAATGCGCTTCTGATCGCCGATCTCGCTGCCTGCTGGCCGAATTCCGGGAATCACTAGCAGAGCGTCGTCGCCAAGCTCAGCTCGTAGCGTACCAACCTCTTCGGCGGAGCATACAAGGCCGTGGACGCCTGAGCTCTGCGCCAGCTTTGCCAGACGCAGAACCTGCTCGGCAGGAGTGGAGCTGACACCTGTAGCGTTGAGTTGGGCGGCGTCCATGCTGGTAAGAACGGTCACTGCGAGTAGCCGGGGCGAACCGTAGCCGGTTGCAGCCTCCGCTGCGGCAGCCATCATCGCTGGACCGCCGGAGGCATGGATGGTCAACAGAGAAGCTCCAGCCTGGGTGGCCGAACGAACTCCTCCGGCAACGGTATTGGGGATATCGTGGAGCTTGAGATCGAGAAAGACATTAAAGCCTCGGTTGCGGAGAGTTTCAACGAGGCTGTTTCCAGTTGCGTAGTAAAGCTCCATGCCGACCTTGAACCATTGGCAGGTGCCGGAGAGCTGGTCTACCAGATCAAGAGCGGCTTTGGCAGTGGGGAAGTCGAGGGCGACAGCGAGGCGATCTTTCGGAGAGGGGCGCACGTTAATGAGTCTAACCGGGTTTGTTGTTCAGGATAAACGGTGCTGAGATGCACCGTTTATCCCATTACTGCAAGGCACTCTTTATTTGATAGGGTTCATCTCTACCGCGACATCCAGACGCCTTGTGCTGCCGGGGATATCGAGCGATCCCAGCACCAGCGGCTTGCCTACGGTCAGAAACGATGTCCCTTGCAGGACGGTCTGCCGGATGATCGGGTCCTGCGGTCCGACGCCTGAAACCTGATCCGCAATGCTCGATTGCTCCACCTTGGAGCGCAGCCTTATGGCATCGGCGGACTCATCCAGCAGTACGTCGAAGTTCAGACCTGTGTCGATGTAGGTTACTTGTGTCTGGGTACCCGATTTTCCTCCATCGTAAGACCCAGTCACAATCGGTGTTCTGCTGCCCTGTTTCAGCGTTGTCCTCTCTCCCGAAATCACAATCATTGAGAAATGTTGAGTTCCGATACTCTTGCTCCCGTCCATTTCGGTAAAGGTATAGGTGAGTCGATAAGTCTTCCTTGGCTGATCAAGGTCTTTGATGATCTTTTCTACCAACGCAAGCTGGTCGGGGCTGGAGCGCACAATGATGGCATTTTCGCTGGAAACAAAGTCCACCTTGGCCGTGGGTGAGATCATGTTGCGGATAGCGACTAGGATCTCGTTGCCATCGGGCTCACGGACGACGTTGGTCAGGTGAAAGGTTTGGACCGTATCATCATTCGGCTTTGCAGGAGCGGAAGCAGGAGTAGATTGCGCCAATGCGCCAAGCGTACCGAGTGTTAAGGCCAAGGCCATCCCCAGAATCCCGTTTGTAAGTTTCATTGTCCATCTCCCTCTTCCGTGGCAGTTCGATTTCATTCCTTCTCCTTTTTGGGAACTTCGATTTTTATGGTCAAGATTTGTTCATCGCTTCTTGTGCCAACTTCTTCTTGTCCGCTTGTTCTTTGGTCAAAAGCCTAAAAAATCTGTCGAACTCTGCTCTCCGCTGCTCGTCTTGCGCAGCCCACTTCGCGGGGTCGATCGCTGCCAGTTCTTCCGGGGTGTGCGCACGGACGAAACGTACCAGCAGCTTCTCCTGCTCGGTCAATGGAAGGGGAGGCGCGGGGCGGCTGGGGGCGTTTACCTCACGCATGGCCAGCGACTCCTCGGGATCAATAGCCTCCAGCCTTCTCGGGTTCATTCTCCGCGGCGACCGGGTGACGATTGTGACTCTCTGGGGCTCTGCGTTTGCGGCCACTGCCGTTGAGTGGATGGGAGGCAACGGTGCCGAGGGAATTGCCTTGGCGGACTGGGTGGGAGCGTGGTGTCTCTGATGGAAAGCAGGAATCGTCAGAACGAGAGCCGCGATACCTGCTACCGCGCCCACATAGGCCACTGGCTTGACAGCAATCCAGGGCGGGAGCGTCGTGAGCCAGTTCCATCGGGTACTAGCCATCGCACGGCTCTGCACAGCATCCAAAATGCGGCGTTCCATCTCTGCAGGAGCTTCGGCATCCCGTAGACCTGCCAGCACCTTCTCTATGAGCTGATCGGGATCTCTCATCGTCTGTGCTCTCCTTTCTCCAGCCGTTCGCGCAGCCGTGTCCGCGCGCGAAAGAGTAATGCGCGAACCGCCGACTCGCTTCGGCCCAATACCTCTGCCATCTCTGCTGTTTCCAACTCTTCGATTGCGGAGAGCAGAAGGACGTGCCGCTCCCCTTTGGGAAGTCTCTCCATCTCGCGAAGGACGGCGTGCATCCGTTGCGCTTCGTCGAGTGCCTTGTCGGCAGGGACGCTGTTTGCGGCAAGCGTACCGATAAAGACCTCGTCCAACTGCTCTGGTCGTATGCGGCGACGGCGGTCGAGGGCGAGGTTCCACGCAATGCGGACCAGCCATACCCTCATGTCGCGGATTTCGGGAAGGGAGCGACGATGCTCAAGAACACGGACAAAGGCGTCCTGCACCACGTCTTCGGCCTCTGTCCGGCTACGCAGGACAGAATGAGCTACCCTAAACAGGAGTGCAGAGTATGTCTCCACCAGAGCAGCGAGATCGACCTCCGACCTCGCAATCTCCATGGAAGCCAAAGCCAAACTGTATCCCTCGAACGACGCCATAAGTCTCTTCTATGCTGACAGACGCGGGAGAGCGGCCAGCGCTCGATAATATTTGGCCTGAATGTATCGAAAGAGGCGTGAGGAGTTCTCTCTACCTCATAGAGCACAGGAAAAAGGGCGCGTCAGAAGACGAGCCCTTCAGGTTGTGCGATGGAAAGAGAGTTAGAGGCTATTGGCCATAGCGGCCGTTCGGCATGACCGGGATCTGGAGCTGGGCCAGAAGCTCTTGGGCGAGCTTGGGGTCGCCTCCGCGTACCGGCTCGAGCTTGACCTTGGCTAACCCGTGAATACCTACAGCGCGAGCAGCGGCGTAGGAGAGATCGACGATACGGTCGTCAGGCATCGGGCCGCGATCGTTCACGCGGACGAAGATGGATTTGTGGTTTCTGAGATTGGTAACCCTGATCCAGCTGCCGAGGGGCAGGCTGCGGTGGGCACAGGTGAGGGCATACATATTGAAGGGTTCGCCGTTGGCGGTAGTATGGCCCTGGAAGCGGGTGCCATACCAGGAAGCCTCTCCAATCTGATACCAGTGGTGCGTCTTTGCCTTCTGCCCGGTCTGGGTTGCAGATCCTTTTGTAGCCGGAGCAGGATCGCTTGCTGCTGAAGCGACACCGAAGGCCATCATCAATGTGACGACGACAACTCCGCCTTTCATCAAAGTGACCTTGCGGTCGCGTATTGTGGAAGGAATCAGTTTCATGCACGCTCCAGTAGTTATTGTCTTAAGTTGAATCAGCTAAGTCAAACGCCAGGAGCCATTTAAGTGGCAAAGCTGCTTGCAGGATCCAAACGTTTGTGCTAAAGAAATATGAAATGGGTCAGGCCGCTAATCGCCCGAATTAGGGGCTTTTAATGCTCGATTTACCCACTTTTAGGCATTTTGGCCATATTCTGTATTTTTTTTGACAAAGTTGCTAAAAAAGGCTCTTTTTTGGTTTTCCCCTCCAAAATGCGTACCGTACTGACGATTGCCGGGTTCGATCCTTCCTCGGGCGCCGGAGTGTCGGCAGACCTGATGGTGTTTGCGGCGCACGGCCTTTTTGGCACTTCGTGCATCACCAGCTTGACGGTACAGTCGACGGTTGAAGTACTGGCAGCGCATCCAATCCGCCCTGAGACGGTGCGTGCTACGCTCCACTGCCTGCATGGCGACCTGCCTGCTGCCGGTATCAAAATTGGGATGCTGGCGACGGAGGAGACCGTTGCCGCAGTGGCCGACTTTTTGAGTGAGATAAAGGACAGAGGGGACCGGGTTCCCGTGGTGCTGGATCCTGTGCTCAAGTCCAGCTCGGGAAGGGAACTACTTGAAGAAGATGGAGTTAGAACTATGCGGGAGAGGTTATTACCGCTGGTCGACTGGGTGACTCCTAATATAGATGAGCTGGAGATATTGACGGGAAGACGGGTAAAGGAGCGTGGGGACCTGCCCGGAGCAGCGCGGGGATTACAGCAAGAGTTCGGCAACTTGAGCGTCTTTGCGACCGGGGGGCACATGAAGCCGCCGGATGATTTTCTGCTCACTGCGGAGGGCGGGACATGGTGGCTGCCGGGAGTGCGCGTCGATTCGACCTCGACCCATGGGACGGGCTGTGCGCTTTCGAGTGCGCTGCTGAGCGGACTGGTTCTGGGCAAGAGCGCTTATGAGGCAGCGGTGGGAGCAAAGATCTATGTCGCCGAGGCGATTCGAACCGCTCCCGGACTGGGGCATGGGCATGGGCCATTGAATCATCTTTGGCCACTGGTGTGATTGTTGACGGGATCGTTATCTCGTTGAGAGGGAAACCTCCTATAATTTCGAGTTGCCGATGACTTCTACTTTGAAAGGAATCTCCTCTATGCGTCTCGCCCATGCTTCTTTATTTGTTGCAGCTTTCGCTCTTCTCGTTCCGGCTTTTGTGGGTGCACAGGCACAGGGAGATTCTTCGCGTTCGGTTGCCGATGGCGGTATTTCGGCGGCCGGATGGACAGGACAGATTGACGCCAACGCGGCCAAAGCGGGAAAGACGATTAAGGATGCGAAGCTCTCAGAGGATGGCGGTGTATTGCATGTGACCACCGGGCCAGCGGTGACGTATTGGAATCCCGCAGACACGGCATCGGGTGACTATACGGTAAGCGCCACGTTTAACGAGCCGAAGTACATGAACCTGAACACGCACCCGCATCCATATGGTGTTTTTATCGCCGGCAACGATATGGGCACCGATCAGCAGAGCGACCTTTACTGCGCTGCTTATGGCAACGGAACTTTCATCGTGCGAGGGTTCGGGCCCGCGTCGTTTCAGATGAATGGACGAGGTGCGCCGTCAGATGCGGTGCACAAGGCTGCAGGGGTGGGGCAGCCGGTAACGCAGACGATCGCGCTTTCGGTGAAGGGTAGCAAGGTGGAGTGCGCCATCAACGGCACAGTGGTTGCCAGCTATGACAAGTCCGAGCTGGTGACGGCAGGGAAGCTGAAGTCGACCGACGGCGTCTACGGGATCCGCTTTGCCCATAACACCGAAGGCACGGTCACTGGTCTGAAGGTGACCAAACCTTAGGGTGAAGGTTGGCAGGTGCCATTTTGGGAACATGCAAACTGTTGCAGTATGTTATTTTAGTTGACCCTCGTGCCATCAAAGGATGACAATCCACCTGCTGTTGGAATCTTAGGCTAAAGTCGCGAACAGCGATGCCGATAAAGATTCTGACGGAGGACTTGATTGGCATGGCACTGACTGCACCATTTCCTGATGCTGCCCGAATGACACGCACCGACGTCTTGCATGACGCCGAAGCAACCAAGCGGATCATTCGCAGGAGACCCACTCAGACACAGGGACAGGCGCTTGAAAAGCTGGGGCGCGCCATCGAGTACCTGATGGATTCGCGGATGGCGTTGATCGATGAGCCTTCTACCAAGGCCGATGCGGAAGCCCTGGAGATTCTGATGCGGTTGAATCGATGCGTCTTCTCCGAGTGTGAAGAGATCGTTCCGGTGGGTCGACGTCTAAAGGCATGGGTGCTGGCAAAGGTGCATGCCCATTAGAGCAGGTTGAATCTTTTGCTACCTTTAAAGAACGATGCCTCTTACGCTTGTTCTCAACGGTCAGCCCCGCACCTTCGATACTCTCTCCCAACCTGTAAGCCTTGATCTTGTCGTCGTAGAACTCGGGCTAAAGGGAGATCGCGTCGCGGTCGAGCACAATGGCGTGATTGTTCCACGGAGCGCGTGGGCACAGACGAGTGTTACGGCCGACGATCGACTGGAAGTCGTCCATTTTGTCGGCGGCGGTAGCCAGAGTTAATCAAACAGAGCGGTCAGCGATAAGGTTGCTGAGAACAGTCTCCCACTGATCGCCGTAGTCTTTCCAACCACCAAGACTCCGAACGCGCCGAAGAGCAGCTTCACTCATTCTTGTCTGCAATGCCGGATCATCGGCCAACTGCTGCATCCTCTCGGTGAGAGCAGTGACGTCGCGTATGGGAACGATGAAGCCTTCGACGCCATCGGTGAAGAGGTCTTCGCCACCGGTGTTGGTGGAGCAGAGAACAGGACAGCCGCAAGCGAGGGCCTGGCCCTGAACCAGAGCGAGACCTTCTTCGAGACTAGGAAGAACCATGACATGGCTGGTGCTCATGTACTGGGCCAGCGTCTCCTGTTTGACAGAACCCAGAAACTCCACGTTCTCCTGTGGCAGACGATTAAGTACGGTCTTGAGGTCAGGATGGAGCGCTCCCACGATGCGAAGACGCTTTGCCGGGTGACGCAACTTCGCAAAGGCTTCGAGTAGATAGGGAACTCCTTTGCGCAGGCCGACGGAGCCGGCGAAGAGAACCTGAAAGTGGTCGGCTGGCGGTTCGCCGGTGCGAGTGAAGCGTTCAAGCCGCACACCGTAGGGGATGACTCGAAGCTTATCGACAGGGACACCGCTTTCAACAAAAGAACGAGCAGCAAAGCGTGAGGGAACGGTGATGAGGTCCGCCATCTCGTAGATCTTCTCTTCGCGAATGGTGTCGCGGATGTCAGAGATGGGGCGATCGACACCCCAGCGGCGATATTCGTCAGCGACGAGCTGCTCCTGATAGCGCTGGTGCGATGAGCCGCGATCGCAGATAAACTTGCCGCCGCGCTGCTGAACGAGCCGTCCCGTCTTGAGTCCAGCACCGGAGAGGGCGATGAAGGCGTCACAGGGAGGGATGCGTTTGTATGTCCACTCGTCGAAGGCAAGCGCATTGGTATAGCCCAGTTGATCGCGCAGCCAGGTCGAATCGATGCGGGCGCGCAGCATGAGCATCTCCGTGGTGTGGAACCAGGGAAAAGTCTTTACTTTGGCATGATCGAGGCCCTCGCGTTTGAGCCGAGCCCAGGGCCAGGTGGAATAGATGACTTCGAGATGGCCACGCCGCTCGAGTTCGCGCGCGAGTTCGAAGTGATGAAAGACGCCAAAGACAGCCTGAACAATTCGCATGAGGGCTCGGGAGGAGGACTAAATCGATAGTACCAAAGCGAGGGAGACGAAAGATTGCAGGGATTTTAGGGTAACGTTTTCCGGAGTCGATTTTTAAGGCGTTTCGGGACCTTCTTGATGTATGCTTCCCCAGACACCTGGAGCCATAATGAAACGATTTAGTATTGCTGTTCTTGCACTTGTATCCGCGTCTACTTTTGCTCAATCGAAGCCTCCCGCTTACCTCGATCCGTCGTTGCCGGCGGCTGTGCGCGCCCACGATGTGGTCTCGAAGATGACGCTTGATGAAAAGGCTTCGCAGCTGGAAGATTGGGCGACGGCGATCCCGCGGCTGGGAATACCGGACTATCAGACGTGGAGTGAGGCCTTACATGGAGTGGCGAACTCGGGATTTGCCACCGTATTTCCGCAGGCAATTGGCATGGCGGCGACATGGGACCCTTCGATGGTACATGCGATGGGGAGCGTCATCTCGATTGAAGGACGCGCCAAATACAACGAGGCGCAGCGCGAGGGCAACCATCGCATCTTCTATGGGCTGACCTTCTGGTCGCCGAATATCAATATTTTTCGCGACCCGCGTTGGGGACGCGGACAAGAGACGTACGGCGAAGATCCGTTTTTGACCAGTCGCATGGGCGACGCATTTGTCGAGGGGGTGCAGGGGGACGATCCTGCGCATCCGGTTGCAATTGCCACAGCCAAACATTTTGCGGTGCACAGCGGGCCGGAGTCGCTGCGGCATGTCTTCAATGTCGATGTCAGCCCGCGCGATCTGGAAGAGACTTATCTGGCTGCGTTCCGCTCGCTGGTTGTGGACGGCCATGTGAAGTCGGTGATGTGCGCTTACAACGCTATTGATGGCACCGCTGCATGCGCCAACAAGATGCTGCTGCAAGACCATCTGCGCGGAGCGTGGGGTTTCAAGGGCTTTGTTGTATCGGACTGTGCTGCCATCGTCGACGTCACGCATGGGCATCACAATGCACCGGACATTATGCACTCCGCAGCCATCTCTATCGAAGCGGGTACTGACTTGTCGTGCAGCATATGGTCGCCGGGATTTAATACGCTTGCCGACGCTGTTCGCAAAGGCGTAGTTTCTGAAGATCTTTTGACACGTTCAGCAGAGCGCCTGTACACGGGGCGTTTTGAGCTTGGCATGTTTGGCATGCCGGGATCGAATCCCTACGACAAGATACCGTTTTCCGATGACGCCTCCGAGCAACATCGCCAGGCTGCCTTGAAGGCTGCAGAAGAGTCGATGGTGTTGTTAAAGAACAACGGCATCCTGCCCTTGCGGCCGACGGTGAAGAATATCGCTGTGGTTGGGCCGACCGCTGACCTGTTGGCTTCCTTGGAGGGAAATTACAACGGCGTGGCGCTGCACCCAGTCTCTCCGCTTGATGGTGTTGCCAAACAATTTCCTGAAGCGAAGATCCACTATGCGCAGGGCTCCATGTTGGCAGACGGAGTTGGAGTGCCGGTGCCGCGAACGGTCTTTGGCCCTGGACTGCGCACCGAATACTTCGCCACCACTGACTGGACAGGAAAGCCGGTTGCAGTGAGCACAGAGCCTGAGGTTCAGTCCGACTGGCGCGATGCCATGCCGAATCCAGAGATTCATACTCACAACTACTCTGTTCGCTGGAGCGGCAAGATGAGCGCACCGGCAGCAGGGAAGTACACGTTCATCTTTGAGGGTGGGTCGAACTTTCCCTACTCGCCAAAAGAGTCGTACCGATTCATGCTCGATGGCAAGGTGCTCTCGGAAGGAAGTCTTGATGGCGGCAAGCTGAACATGGGAGCGTTCACTGTGGCCAAGGGAGCGTCACCGACGGCACCTCCGGTGATGACCGGCTCTCGCCCGGCGCGAATCGAAGTCACCTTCGACGACACGAGGCCGCATGACTTCCAGCTTGAATATAGCCATTCTGGCGATCAGGCCGGAGGAAGCGCTGTGCTCAAGTGGGAGACTCCTGCTCAGGTTCAGGTAGATGAAGCGGTTGCCGCGGCAAAGGCATCTGACGTTGTGCTTGCCTTTGTCGGGCTTTCGCCACAACTGGAAGGCGAAGAGATGCCCATCAAGATTAAGGGCTTCGATGGTGGAGACCGTACCAGTATTGATCTTCCTGAATCGCAGAAGCAGATGCTCGAAGCTGTGGCTGCGACAGGAAAACCGGTGATCGTCGTCTCACTGAGCGGAAGTGCGCTGGCTCTATCCTGGGCAAAAGAACATGCTGCGGCGATTCTGCAGGCATGGTATCCAGGAGTCGATGGAGGCACGGCAATTGCGCGCACACTGGCAGGCGAGAATAATCCAGCTGGTCGCCTGCCAGTCACCTTCTATGCAAGTACAGATGACCTGCCAGCCTTTACCGACTACTCCATGAAGAATCGGACCTATCGCTACTTTACCGGCAAGCCGCTTTGGGGATTTGGCTATGGCTTGAGCTACTCTAACTTCCGCTATGGAGCGGTGAAGTTATCGTCTTCTTCCGTAGCCGCAGGACAGCCGCTGACTGCTACCGTCAGCGTGACGAATACCAGCGCAAGGGCGGGCGATGAGGTCATCGAAGCATATCTCAAAACACCACAGGTCGGTGGCCCCGAACGATCGTTGGTTGGATTCCAGAGAGTTCGTCTGAAAGCCGGCGAAAGCCGCCAGGTCTCTTTGGAGCTAAGCCCGCGTTCGCTTTCGAGTGTCGACGATAAAGGACAGCGCTCTATTCTTGCCGGTGAATACAAGCTGAGCGTGGGATCTGCACAGCCGATGGAGACAATGCATAAGTCAGAGGCAACCTTCAGCATTCATGGGACGGTCGAGCTTCCAAAATAAGAGCCGAGACGAATCATCCGTCCACTTTCGATCGTTGATGGATGATTCATTCGGGGCTATTCTCATCTATAACCAAAGATAGGATTCGCCCATTCATGGAAGAGTTATTTCTAAGATGTCTTCGAGACCGACGAAAAAAGAGGGCTCATCTTAGTCTGGATAGATTTGCCGCGCTCTTGCTTGGAGCAACGCTTCTGGCTGTTTCCTTACCTCTAACGGCACATGCACAGCAGGACGAGTTCAAACGTGCGGTCGAACTAACCCAGGCTGGACATCTGCACGATGCCGAGTTAGCGTGGCGCGAGTTGGCTCGAACACATCCGACGAGCGCAGAGGTGCACTCGGGGCTGGGAGTTGTTCTTGCACAGCAGGGCAACCTACAAGAAGCGACTACCGAATACAAGCGAGCGTTGGCACTTAATCCAAAGTTAAAGGGAATCTCGTTCAACCTTGGACTTTCTGAGTTCAAGCAAGGACACTTCACCGCAGCGATTAAGCCATTGATGGCTGCCGAGGCAGAAGACCCACAGGATAACCGTAGTGGGTTGTTACTTGGGATGAGTTACTTTGGCTTACATGACTATGCGAAGGCCGTACCGTATCTACAGACCTCGAGTTCCTCTGATCCGTCCAATATCGAGTTACATACGGTGTTAGCGCAGAGTTGCCTGTGGAGCGCGCAATATACCTGCGCGATGGCGGAGTACAAAGCTATTTTGAGTGCGAATCCTGACTCTGTGCAAGCCCATATGCTGCTTGGACAGGCACTGGACAGCTTGAATAAACATTCTGAGGCAATCACGGAATTAGAGACCGCAGCTCACATTGCTCCTGCAGAGCCGAACGTTCACTTTGAGCTTGGTTATCTCTACTACGCGGCTCATGACTATGAGCACGCTGAGCCGCAATTTGAGCTTGAGTTGAAGAATAATGCGGAGAATGCTCAGGCTTTAACCTATCTGGCTGATATCAAAATACGTAGCAATGATGATACGGCGGCTGAAGCTTTGTTGGTCAAAGCTATCCAATTACAAAACAATATCCGACTCGCTTATTTAGACCTTGGAATTGTGTATGCCAATCAGAAGAAGAATCGGGATGCGATCAAAGCCCTTATTCGTGCTGAAGAGCTCGATCCTAAGGAGCCGGATGCTCATTACAGGCTAGGACGCGTTTACATGGCTCAGGGCGAAAAGCAAAAGGCCAATCAGGAGTTTCTGAAGACGAAAGAGCTGCATAACCAGACGACAGAGTCGTTGATTCAGAAAGTAACTGGAAGCGAAGGCCGGCCTTCATCAGCGCAGTAATAACGTGTCTTTGCTATTTGCATCATTGAAAAGTTATTGCTGGCATTTGGTATATTCCAGCAGTTCTACTGCGAGACGAGTAAGTCCGGCCAAGTCTCGATATTCGCTGGATCAGTGGAATATGTCGAAAAGACTGGACTTTGCATTAAATAAAAATTGCGCTCTGAGGTGCTCTTCCGCACCTCAGAGCGCAGCGGGTTAGAAGAGTAATTTTCCACCAAACTGGAAGCTTCGCGCATCCCAGGCTGAGGTGGCCTGACCGAAGTTGCTATCGGTAAAGCCGCTATCCAAATTCTGAAACTGGGTATGGTTGAAGGCATTGAAGACGTCAGCGCGAATCTGGAGCCTAAGCGCCTCTCCAATGAGAGGAAATGATTTGAAGAGCGTAAAGTTGGTGTTGAAGCGACCTGGGCCAACGACCGCATCCTTTCCGGAGGTTCCAAAGCCTGCATTGACTCCGCCAGGAGAGCCAGTAGCCCATGCCGCAATGGGTGCCATGAACGCTGCAGTATTGAAGTACTTCTTTTGCGTCTTAGGACCGCTCGTAGATACACCTACAACTCGGTTGGCACGGTTGGTGGTACCGCCTCCGAGACCAATCGTATCGGTTCCATAGCCTACGGAGACCGGCGTTCCGGTATTCGCGATGGTGATGCCGGAGATCTGCCAGCCGCTCAGAGCCTGTCGTTCAAGGAGATTGCCGTTCTTGAAGAAAGGAACGGTGTAGATGTAGTTCGTGCTGAAGATATGACGCTCGTCCAGCGATCCTGAGGCGCGATCGTAGGTTGGGTTGAAGGGATTCGAGAGTGTAGTGAGGTCGGAGTTTGCGAGATCGATCTCATGCGACCATGTATAGGAGACCTGCACGGTGAAGCCACGCCGATTTTCTACACGAAGCCCAGCCTGAAGCGAGTTGTAGTTGGCATTGGTTGTTTGCTCTTCCTGCGTGATGCCAGCGTAACCCAGGTATT
This region of Edaphobacter dinghuensis genomic DNA includes:
- a CDS encoding glycosyltransferase family 4 protein; protein product: MRIVQAVFGVFHHFELARELERRGHLEVIYSTWPWARLKREGLDHAKVKTFPWFHTTEMLMLRARIDSTWLRDQLGYTNALAFDEWTYKRIPPCDAFIALSGAGLKTGRLVQQRGGKFICDRGSSHQRYQEQLVADEYRRWGVDRPISDIRDTIREEKIYEMADLITVPSRFAARSFVESGVPVDKLRVIPYGVRLERFTRTGEPPADHFQVLFAGSVGLRKGVPYLLEAFAKLRHPAKRLRIVGALHPDLKTVLNRLPQENVEFLGSVKQETLAQYMSTSHVMVLPSLEEGLALVQGQALACGCPVLCSTNTGGEDLFTDGVEGFIVPIRDVTALTERMQQLADDPALQTRMSEAALRRVRSLGGWKDYGDQWETVLSNLIADRSV
- the thiS gene encoding sulfur carrier protein ThiS, which gives rise to MPLTLVLNGQPRTFDTLSQPVSLDLVVVELGLKGDRVAVEHNGVIVPRSAWAQTSVTADDRLEVVHFVGGGSQS
- the thiD gene encoding bifunctional hydroxymethylpyrimidine kinase/phosphomethylpyrimidine kinase, producing MRTVLTIAGFDPSSGAGVSADLMVFAAHGLFGTSCITSLTVQSTVEVLAAHPIRPETVRATLHCLHGDLPAAGIKIGMLATEETVAAVADFLSEIKDRGDRVPVVLDPVLKSSSGRELLEEDGVRTMRERLLPLVDWVTPNIDELEILTGRRVKERGDLPGAARGLQQEFGNLSVFATGGHMKPPDDFLLTAEGGTWWLPGVRVDSTSTHGTGCALSSALLSGLVLGKSAYEAAVGAKIYVAEAIRTAPGLGHGHGPLNHLWPLV
- the pyrF gene encoding orotidine-5'-phosphate decarboxylase, with the protein product MRPSPKDRLAVALDFPTAKAALDLVDQLSGTCQWFKVGMELYYATGNSLVETLRNRGFNVFLDLKLHDIPNTVAGGVRSATQAGASLLTIHASGGPAMMAAAAEAATGYGSPRLLAVTVLTSMDAAQLNATGVSSTPAEQVLRLAKLAQSSGVHGLVCSAEEVGTLRAELGDDALLVIPGIRPAGSEIGDQKRIATPHAAIERGASMLVVGRPITQAANPAEAAELILKEIEAAS
- a CDS encoding septal ring lytic transglycosylase RlpA family protein; its protein translation is MKLIPSTIRDRKVTLMKGGVVVVTLMMAFGVASAASDPAPATKGSATQTGQKAKTHHWYQIGEASWYGTRFQGHTTANGEPFNMYALTCAHRSLPLGSWIRVTNLRNHKSIFVRVNDRGPMPDDRIVDLSYAAARAVGIHGLAKVKLEPVRGGDPKLAQELLAQLQIPVMPNGRYGQ
- a CDS encoding secretin N-terminal domain-containing protein: MKLTNGILGMALALTLGTLGALAQSTPASAPAKPNDDTVQTFHLTNVVREPDGNEILVAIRNMISPTAKVDFVSSENAIIVRSSPDQLALVEKIIKDLDQPRKTYRLTYTFTEMDGSKSIGTQHFSMIVISGERTTLKQGSRTPIVTGSYDGGKSGTQTQVTYIDTGLNFDVLLDESADAIRLRSKVEQSSIADQVSGVGPQDPIIRQTVLQGTSFLTVGKPLVLGSLDIPGSTRRLDVAVEMNPIK
- a CDS encoding RNA polymerase sigma factor — translated: MASFEGYSLALASMEIARSEVDLAALVETYSALLFRVAHSVLRSRTEAEDVVQDAFVRVLEHRRSLPEIRDMRVWLVRIAWNLALDRRRRIRPEQLDEVFIGTLAANSVPADKALDEAQRMHAVLREMERLPKGERHVLLLSAIEELETAEMAEVLGRSESAVRALLFRARTRLRERLEKGEHRR
- a CDS encoding dimethylarginine dimethylaminohydrolase family protein, which encodes MCAPEWYDVNYVINPWMAGNLHQSSRDTAFAQWKTLHQHLQQIADVRLLHPRQGSPDMVFVGHTALVQHGVAAVSSFAHPQRQTEEPHLRRWFQDAGFLVWETPRETAFEGEGDVVFDAAGGRLWAAHGSRTCKQSHKHVADAWHTPVTSLHLVDPRFYHLDLCFAPLSGGELLYFPEAFDAASLAKIEAAFSADKRIVISEIEATQFACNVINVGKHILMGKVETDLAQRLRNLGYEVAELNLSEFIRGGGSAKSLVLRLSDMDVTHGSSVNA